ACCTCGCCCCAGTCGATGACGGAGGGAATGTCGCTCAGGAAGCGCACCGTCGGGTCCCAGAGATTGGCCCCCGTGATCCAGTTGAGCGCCGCCATGATCGCCTTGATGTTCTTGGCGAAGACGACGCCGAGGGCGAGCCCCGCCAGCGTGCCGAAGACGCCGATCGCCGCCCCCGTGATCAGGAAGACGCGCATCACGGTGCCGCGGGTGGCCCCCATGGTGCGCATGATGGCGATGTCTGCCGTCTTGTCCTTCACCAGCATGATCAGGCCCGAGACGATGTTCAGCGCCGCGACGAGCACGATCAGCGTCAGGATGATGAACATCACGTTCCGCTCGACCTCGAGCGCGTTGAAGAAGCTGCGGTTGCGCTGGCGCCAGTCGGACAGCACGAGCGGACGCGGCGCATCGGCCTCGATCGCATCGCGGACCACCTGCGTCCGGTCGGGGTTGTCGACGAAGATCTCGATGACGTTCACGTCGCCGTCGCGGTTGAAATAGGCTTGCGCCTCGCCCAGCGGCATGAAGACGAAGGACGCGTCGAACTCGGTCATGCCGATCTCGAACACCGCCTGGATCGGATAGGCCTTGATCCGCGGCGCCGTTCCGAACGGGGTCGAGGCGCCCTTGGGCGAGATGATGTTGATGGAATCGCCGGGCTGGAGCCCGAGCGAATCCGCCAGGCGCTTGCCGATGGCGACGCCGCCTGCCGTGTCGAATCCGTCCAGCGTACCGCGCCGGACATTGCCGCCGATGAAGGGGATAGCCTTGATGTCGGCCTCGCGGATGCCGCGGACCAGCACGCCGCCATTGCCGGTCTGGGACGAGGCCAGCGCCTGCCCCTCGACCAGCGGAATCGCCAGACGGATTCCGGGAATGGAGCGCAGGCGCTGCGAGACGATGTCGTAATCGTCGAGCGGGCGGTCGATCGGCGTCGCGAAGATGTGGCCGTTCACGCCGACGATCTTCTCCAGCAGCTCCTTGCGGAAGCCGTTCATCACCGACATCACGATGATCAGCGTGGCGACGCCGAGCAGGATGCCCAGGAACGAGAAGCCGGCGATGACGGAGACGAAACCCTCGCGCCGCCGCGTGCGCAGATAGCGCCCCGCCAGCAGCCATTCGAAGCCGGCGAAGGGCCGCGTCCCGCTCGGTGCCTCGTCGTGACGATCGCTGTCCGTGGCGACGCTCACGCCGCCTTGCCCTTGAACCGGTCGAGCGCGGCCTCGAGCGAGACCAGCTCGCGCTCGCCGCCGGCGCGGCGCTTGATCTCGACCTTGCCCTCGGCCAGCCCCTTCGGACCGACGATGATCTGCCAGGGCACGCCGATCAGATCGGCCGTGGCGAATTTCCCGCCGGGGCGCGCATCGGTGTCGTCGTAGAGCGCGTCGTAGCCCTTGGAGAGGAGGTGCTGGTAGAGGCGCTCGCTAGCGCCATCCGTCTCGGCGTCGCCCGCCTTGAGGTTGAGGACCGCCACGTCGAAGGGGGCGATCTCCTCGGGCCAGACGATACCCGCCTCGTCATGCCCGGCCTCGATCAGCGCGGCGACGAGGCGGCTCGGGCCGATGCCGTAGGAGCCGCCATGCAGCAGCACCTGCTGGCCGTCGGGCCCGGTGACGCTCGCGCCCATCGGCTCGGAGTACTTCGTGCCGAAATAGAAGATGTGGCCGACTTCGATGCCGCGCGCCGAGACCTGCTTGTCCGCCGGCAGCGCGTCGAAGGCCGCCTTGTCGTGCATCTCCTCGGTCGCCGCATAAAGGCTCGTCCACTTGTCGACGATGCCCTTGAGCCCTTCGACGCTGTCGAAATCGGTGTCGGCGGCCGGCGTCGCGAAGTCGAGATAGTCCTTGTGGCAGAAGACCTCGCTCTCGCCGGTGGAGGCGAGCACGATGAACTCGTGACTGAGATCGCCGCCGATCGGGCCGGTGTCGGCGCGCATCGGAATCGCCTTCAGGCCGAGCCGCGCAAACGTGCGCAGATAGGCGGTGAACATGCGGTTATAGGCGTGGCGGGCCGCCTCCTTGTCGAGATCGAAGGAATAGGCGTCCTTCATCAGGAACTCGCGGCCGCGCATCACGCCGAAGCGGGGGCGGACCTCGTCGCGGAACTTCCACTGGATGTGATAGAGATTCAGCGGCAAGTCCTTGTAGGACTTGACGTAAGCCCGCACGATCTCGGTCACCATCTCCTCATTGGTCGGGCCGTAGAGCATGTCGCGCTCGTGCCGGTCCTT
This portion of the Bosea sp. OAE506 genome encodes:
- a CDS encoding lipoprotein-releasing ABC transporter permease subunit is translated as MSVATDSDRHDEAPSGTRPFAGFEWLLAGRYLRTRRREGFVSVIAGFSFLGILLGVATLIIVMSVMNGFRKELLEKIVGVNGHIFATPIDRPLDDYDIVSQRLRSIPGIRLAIPLVEGQALASSQTGNGGVLVRGIREADIKAIPFIGGNVRRGTLDGFDTAGGVAIGKRLADSLGLQPGDSINIISPKGASTPFGTAPRIKAYPIQAVFEIGMTEFDASFVFMPLGEAQAYFNRDGDVNVIEIFVDNPDRTQVVRDAIEADAPRPLVLSDWRQRNRSFFNALEVERNVMFIILTLIVLVAALNIVSGLIMLVKDKTADIAIMRTMGATRGTVMRVFLITGAAIGVFGTLAGLALGVVFAKNIKAIMAALNWITGANLWDPTVRFLSDIPSVIDWGEVTSVVVMALVLSLLATLYPAWKAARLDPVQALRMG
- the proS gene encoding proline--tRNA ligase, whose translation is MRLSRYFLPILRDTPKEAEIVSHRLMLRAGMIRQQSAGIYSWLPLGLRVLNKISAVVREEQNRSGAVEILMPTIQSADLWRESGRYDAYGKEMLRIKDRHERDMLYGPTNEEMVTEIVRAYVKSYKDLPLNLYHIQWKFRDEVRPRFGVMRGREFLMKDAYSFDLDKEAARHAYNRMFTAYLRTFARLGLKAIPMRADTGPIGGDLSHEFIVLASTGESEVFCHKDYLDFATPAADTDFDSVEGLKGIVDKWTSLYAATEEMHDKAAFDALPADKQVSARGIEVGHIFYFGTKYSEPMGASVTGPDGQQVLLHGGSYGIGPSRLVAALIEAGHDEAGIVWPEEIAPFDVAVLNLKAGDAETDGASERLYQHLLSKGYDALYDDTDARPGGKFATADLIGVPWQIIVGPKGLAEGKVEIKRRAGGERELVSLEAALDRFKGKAA